The genomic stretch tatacggcagagtgtcattacagctttagttcatcaggaagtgacgggaagtgacggtgggcgtcccgagcaggagagctaggctcagtgctagctgtgagtttggagagagttgggaagtgtgtttatgttggcgtggatgtaaagtcctgcagtgttctccgctgttaataaagccattaaagtgcatcggcgacgtgagtctctccttccccacaacaagcggcattacagtattgaccagtgcacaccaggaaataaacggtgtcatttcttacaggcattggctggacagctatgtagtggggcttgtttaacctttgccttgtgggcaagcaggaaggagagacgatgctgagagatgtgtgtgtgttctgagctgctgtctggtggccgcgttcaagaaataaagttggcagaagcaacaggagaagtttccttctttgcttcggagctgaataacactgacaagttaacagactagtagcgaacggaaaagaagacggctttgtttgtgtcgaatacagaagatgaggactttgatggatttgtggatgaggatttatcaaaaatagcgtgagtacattctaaaatacttcagttcagtacaacccaactcagttttgctcccgctgccgcatgcatgctagcatatgttttttttttattgtagcgtcgctgggagcacgtcctgttcccagcctaatttgcggtaatgttttggtgcaaatgctcttaaagtttgaccaggaaatagcaagctcaaaagaagacggcttttttatgtggaacaactgacagtttgtgtggatcttgtgaatgattgtgactgagctaggactcagtaattaaagtgtaCACACGACggcgtcattgattgaaaaacgaaactttttcgtgcatgaagcttctacttgagttggtaatttggccgctatatgcagtcagatattgaccaagggagacaaaatgggtggacgctggccacgttggacaggtgactgctatacacggggtctataacatgtaaatttgctgggggggatttttcagtggctgctataggcaggtggccgttctataaaggtggccgctaagacaggtttgactgtatttggatGAATGTGAGAAGAGGGTTTTGTGCCATATTGTGCAAATACTTCTGGACCTCACTTGTAtgtagtacatttttttttatcaccttATGGGTTATTTGTGTCTTTTCCTCCTCAGAGAGTGGTGGTGTCAGGAGTGAAATCGTCAGCTCAACTCAGCGCCAAGCAGGTGATAGAGCTACTGTTCTTCTCTCAGGCCATCGGGCATTGTAAGACCACCCCGACTCTCCAACACGGCTTTTTGGTGCAGGTAAAATGATAAAATCAAGTCACTTCACTGAAAGATGCTTCATTCTGCCAAGATACCTTCTGAATACAACAATGAacataggaggaggaggagtgaaaTACTGTATCAACAACAGCATATTGTTAACTGAACTATGTCATCTGACTACCATGTTTGGCTAGCAGtgtcatactgtatgtccacagGTTATGAGGTATGCAGAGCAGAGAATCTCCACGCTGAACGAATACTGCGTAGTTTGCGATGAGAGACATGTTTTTCAGAACGGCCCCATGTTGAAGGTAAATTCCGCCAAACAATCCCCGCTTGAGAAACTGCACTcagatgttgtgttttgtgcGTTTCTAGCCTGCAGTGTGCACCAGGGAACTATGCGTCTTTTCCTATCACACCATGGGGGTTATGTCCGGAGCAACAGAGGAGGTCGCCACAGGTGCAGAGGTCCGTAGGGCACTCAAGGATTGAGCCAACCCTCAAAACATAAGTGATATTTCTGCACAGCCCCCCTTCTGGTGGAAGACCAGAATTTCCTTTATTTTTCCCTGATTTACCGGAAAATGTCCATTATCAGACAAACAGAGTGGCCGCCTCTATTGGAATGCGGCTACTCACACTAACCCAAACAATCAAATTAATCTGCATTCCCCCTCCGGCATCGGCCTTGGCCAAGGTTGTTGCTAGAACAACTGCTCCCGGAGACATGCTTGATCGTCCTCCCCCTTCTTTCATGGACACCTGCTGATTGCTGACTCTGCCTGGGGCCCGTTCACGGTCGTAACTGCTGCAGACTGAGGCACCAAGCTTGTGCACTAGACGGAGCGACTCACAGGCttatgtgcacgcacacacacacacacacacgcacacacacacacacacacccaaggACACTCATGCACATGCATATATGCTACACACACCCCTTCCCACATCCCACACCTTTGCCGcttcatccccccccccccccccccggtgcTGACAGGGTCCACGGCACACACTTGTGGCTGGCTACCAGCCTGCGCTGGAACACCTCCACCTCGCTTCCCCCCCTCCCCTGGTGCAAGTTcttatgttgtaaagtgtgctcatttgtgccTATGTTGCTGAGGTACCACACTGTACTCCCCCATAGGAGCATAGTTTGGagttgctatttttttcccctcacctCTCCTCTCTTTCCCTCCTTTCCTCTTCCCCTTTTATGGCCCAGTCATCCTGTCGTGCCTGTCCCAGGCAtactacactaagtcccctactaacgaacatccgacgtgcgaacactcgtagatacaaacacaagccgactggtctatattttcatgtgttttgccttataaagctcataattatttatatttaagtccatatttcacatgcttgaccagtagagggcactgtgacactgctattGGGACCAACAGGCGATTAAGACCAGTGGGAGGAGACTGATTTAGCTTGTGTGAAGCTAAATTTTAGCTGTACACACAACACGGCACAGCTTGTGataagagttaataggcctgcttataaTTCTACACTACCCATGGAACACTACCTCTtgtagaagagtctaacgacgacgatttgtccttttttcaatatctcctcctcctcctccaccaccaacgacgtatgctcgaccactcttcttcaaaggtaaataacatttatcattacgtattattatatcatttttattattgtttttttcattaattatcctcgtttaatattactactgcatccaaactcatatttacatacatacgcagacactgtatatgtatacacgtacatgtagtacctatatcattggtaatactaccttttcccctacttaagaacgattcgactagcgaacagtcgtctggaaccaaatgTGTTTGTTAGTCGGGGACTAGTGTATATGGTGTGTTTTATATGTATGGATGGGTGAAATCGCTTGTACCGCTGTATAAGTGAAAAGCAAAGGCCATTCTCGCTCTCTCTCGACAGTTTAACATGTTTGCAGTGAAATAATGTAGCAAGTTGGGGATGTGTTCGCGCGGGCGTCCCAGCATGCCTCGGGTTTGTGTTGATTGCAGTGAGTGAGACAACCGTTCGAGTTGATGACCCTCTGTTCTTTTGCGGGACGTGGGTGGCGGTTTGTTCGGCCGCTATTAGCAGCTATTGGAGAAGAGCGCTTCCTTAGAGCAAGTTGAAGTTGACAGGCACCATGcacggcgcaaggagaacggagcagagaggagaaataacatgaagttgttcattgctctgtgtgcatcatgtgAACAAATAAGCAAGTTTGATTATcgttttgtgcattaagagtgtttcgtcttgaagatttcatttatgttCCAATCCTTGCACGgcacagcggtgaaaacctgtcactgtgagtggggattccccggAAAATAAGGCTTTAACGTTGGTCGTACTTGAGATACTTCCTTATGATTGCAGTTGCCCATGTGAGCCATATGTAAACCAATACGGTTTCTTCTCCACAGGTGGTCGACCTGCTGGTGGCCATGTGCAGGGCAGCTCTACAGTCCTCACGCAAGAGCATTATATTTGAACCTTACCCATCTGTTGCAGATCCAAACAACCCCAAAATTCTGGCTTTTAGTCCAAAGGTATTATGACAACTCTACTGATTTATCGTCATCTTTGTATTAAGCTATGATGAATTCACACCAAAGAAGTTGTTTTCTCACCACAGAGGAAGAGCTATGAGAGGCTACAAAAGGCCCTAGACGGTGTCCTGCTAATTCGGAGGATGGCACAGGTGAGAGATACTCTTTCACATGTGCTTGGACTTCTCTGACTATAATATCACAATTTCTCAACCTATGTGCAGGGTCCATATTCTGAAATTAAAAAGCAGATGGACAGGATAGACCCTCTTGCAATTCCTTTACTACAATGGTGAGACACAAAGCAGATCGTGTTTTTGGCAGCGCCACACACTGGACACTGCTTTAGGTACACATGCATAATGCATTCACATCCGGGAAGCTCAAAAAGAGCTACAGTTGTTGCTCGTTTGTCACAGTTCATCGGAATGGCCGTGAATTTCctcatttaaaaatgcaacatttttgtagttggcgCAGAGAAAAACTGTTTTCGCCCgactaaatacagtatttaacattattagagacctctagacttgaaataacacccacatagtcacctttacatttgtattagccaatatagttgacataataagagaaaataagactcataAATAGACTCACAAATGGAAAATAGACTCACaactgttagcattgggagagttcctcgttgtttttcctttttacgTCCGGTTTTCTGTGAATTGCTTCCTGCGGTAAGATAATGTGACGTtacagacacctagtgaccagtgtagcatACCACATATCACAACGTatctttcaatgcattttctgaagaccttatatttggattttagttcattttgtcattttcatgtttgaaaatacttaatttaaacCCAAAATATGTCACATTTGCTAAAACATGCATAATTtgactattaactcattcactgtcaaaatgtttcaaaagacatccccttcagtagcggccattttacatGATTGTGActcatctttcaaggcacacagaatattgtgttctaagtctatataaacatggaacctacctaaagaaacattagactcccgtctttcatcaggaaaaaaaatgtttccttctaccgttttccattttttagtaatcagcatCAGAAAAcacgtaagtttcaggaaaatatcagttcccgactaaaaatgggagaaaaccagctttttgtgaaaagatacatttcaagcataacttctgTGACAGTTCAAGTGTCttaacaactacaccaacatcaacaacacaatacatcataacgatttatttccaaatataacaccatgagctaTTTACAATTTAGACGtatggaactgaactatgtgtgtgcgtgtgtgtgcatgcgttaaaacttccctgcaatgcgtaaccttcggCACGCTACACTCTACACTGCGCGTTCTTCCACATCCTCCTTGCtgccttttatgttttttccattcaaatggacatgctgagctcttatcagatgcccttctgccaccttgcaccgttttttgtggcttaaaaccactctaaaagtgacatccattagcgTGCAGTTGTATCATCTCCTTATTTTGCctctcctgcaaaaaaaaaaaaaaaaggcatatcgGGCGCTAGCGTTCGGGGTTAAATAAACGTACAAGTACGTCTTTGGTTGAATGTGTTAACCGGTCGTTGTCAACTACGTGACAGGAttgatttttaaatgaatgtattttagAATGAAGCAACGATATATGAGCAATTTAACTTATTTACAAAGACAATGTTGCCCGGTTTTAGTAGATCTCCGCGTGTCCACGCTTCAGACTTCACgtcaagaaatacattttttatttgttgtttttttttttttcggaaaacacatctcattcaccctaagttgataataatttagaaatatgtgataatacaggtagaGTGTAAAACATACACGTACAACTGTTAAAAAGAAACAACCCACaagtctttatgcttcacttttttgttcagCCTTGAGATTTCGCGCTGTTTTCTGGTGGTCCTTGCACCTGCCGTAGTTGTGTGCATAGTTGTGTTGTGAGGcttatttagggcttaaacctgaatGGTGTCACCCGTCAACAATTACAATAGAAAAGAGAAGGGAAGGGTTCCGGAACTGAATCCAATcttataattacaacagtcgcttttattgcaaatgttgaatcAAGGTCAAGCTAGCAGTGGGGAGGAGGGCAACCCCCGCAAACAGCCATACCCTAACGGTGTGTGAGACAGCAGTGCATCACACCCAAGTATTGGTATGATGCAATGTAGTTCAACACCTTTGAAAAACTACAATCATGAGCATTGTTAAAGCATTGCCTCTCAAAGCAGTGTTAATTCAATCGGAGCATTCTAGAATAtgacattgtgcaggtgtacctcatgCGGCCAGTGAGATCATGTCACAAATATTGCAAATTTGAGTGAGACTCAGCTGCTTGTTCAAATGTTTGACATCAGGATTTTATCGAGCAACAGATCTCACATTGTCAAGCTTCCAGCCAGCAGGGTAGGACTGAGCTGTCTTTGCTCCTCCGTTGCAGTAGTATAGTAGTTACTGTATATAGTGGCTATAGTAGTATAGCATGGAAGCCACATGTTGGAGACGATGCTATATGATATACAATCTATAACGTATTGTACTTCCTCGCTGCACAACAGCAACTGTCATTTATGCACACGCCTCACCAGTTCCTGCTCATCAGCAGTCCCCCCAGCAAAGAGGCTCGTTTTCAGACCGCCCGCAAGCTTTACGGCAGCACTTTTGCTTTCCAGTGAGCAAATGATCTCATCACGATCCGCATTCCTGCTTTAGTTGATCCTAACTGCACATTCTTTCTTTGCCAGTGGTTCCCACATTGAAAACTGGCATTCCATTTTAAGGACCGGTCTCGTTAATGCCTCCAATACCAAGTTTCAGGTAAGACGATTGAAAATATGAACGTCCACCCTCAGGGGTGCTGTTACTTACACGTGTGTCCTTTTAAAAGATGCATGGATCTGCATACGGCAAAGGCATCTACTTAAGCCCAATCTCGAGCATATCGTTTGGATATTCTGGTATGAATTCACGTTGAGGACCATTTCGATGTAATACACAGCTGCTGCCAGATTGTCATATTCATTTTGGGACCTTTATGGTTTATTTGCGTTGTTCTTTTTCCGGGGTAGGGTGGAACGataagaaaatgtacaatgtgaattttcaattaaaaaatgcattgttcAGGAGTTTGTCTCATTTACACAGAGTACATAAATTGTGgtctagatttttttttttaatggtaggtttattgtaacCAAGACAACCCCCCCAAATATAGGGTTGTGaatgataaaccgatgcgaccggacatccggtttgacaagcgagacaTACGGTTGCACCGGTAGAAGCCTCCTGGAAGGATAAGAAGAACGGATCGAAGAGACATGCGCTGGGTATCGCGAGACTAGCAACCGCT from Dunckerocampus dactyliophorus isolate RoL2022-P2 chromosome 5, RoL_Ddac_1.1, whole genome shotgun sequence encodes the following:
- the LOC129181198 gene encoding protein mono-ADP-ribosyltransferase PARP6-like isoform X4 produces the protein METDWQQWSESEESQEDGFTSEERYAIEPCCHPRLDTDIEAVRSLYSDSAVCTREYHSLDNVDVDLSIKANFLDEEVAKAWSVNPTEPITVRLNFSLCQYLDGPEPTVEVFQPSNRHHFKLGQQLQSVLAAFVSREWKHLTNDNTVVRQKRKHSWFRTSGTMKKFRARLSIWMPLSKSNTLQDRSLRGRIVLPPMKLSQFTNHTTSYNIKNPSGELLTYTPSGKRVVVSGVKSSAQLSAKQVIELLFFSQAIGHCKTTPTLQHGFLVQVMRYAEQRISTLNEYCVVCDERHVFQNGPMLKPAVCTRELCVFSYHTMGVMSGATEEVATGAEVVDLLVAMCRAALQSSRKSIIFEPYPSVADPNNPKILAFSPKRKSYERLQKALDGVLLIRRMAQGPYSEIKKQMDRIDPLAIPLLQWILSSNRSHIVKLPASRQLSFMHTPHQFLLISSPPSKEARFQTARKLYGSTFAFHGSHIENWHSILRTGLVNASNTKFQTWERDNTRYQPKRNS